A window of Belonocnema kinseyi isolate 2016_QV_RU_SX_M_011 chromosome 9, B_treatae_v1, whole genome shotgun sequence contains these coding sequences:
- the LOC117179770 gene encoding protein aveugle has translation MVEEVVNPSNRPKSKTTRPRPVYLWNVLDVQKWLRRHCSDYYQLYHEKFLYHDITGRALLRINENILLRLGIDNEDHRIDIWREIMKLHLKTDILEIRDIERRNNLQYD, from the exons ATGGTAGAAGAAGTTGTAAATCCTAGCAATAGGCCGAAG agcAAAACAACAAGACCCCGTCCAGTTTATTTATGGAATGTCCTGGACGTGCAAAAATGGTTAAGACGACACTGTAGTGATTATTATCAACTTTATCACGAGAAATTTTTATAt CACGACATAACAGGACGAGCTCTTCTAAGAATAAACGAAAATATTCTTCTGCGACTGGGTATTGATAATGAGGATCACAGAATAGATATTTGGAGAGAAATCATGAAACTGCACCTCAAAACGGACATCTTAGAAATTAGAGATATTGAGCGTCGCAATAACTTGCAATACGATTAG